The Candidatus Neomarinimicrobiota bacterium DNA window ATTTTTATTAAGCTCAGGGAAATTAACACTCATATAGCTGGAAAAGGCTATATTAGCCAGCAAAACTATCAATCCAGATACTCTCAAAAAGTTTTTCATTTTATTATTTATCCCAGAGATAATAACATGTTTGAAAAACAACTCTATTCTTCTCTTTTATATCATATTTTCTATCAATTTCCAAATTCCTTTTATATGCCAGATTGAGTTCAAATTTATCATTAATATGACCTTTAAAAACTATGAAAAATCTGTGACCATTTCCATATAAATTTACCAGATCGATATTATATGAGACTGAAGGCTCAACTATCGAAGACATAGATCCTGCCTTATTAAAATACTCAGAAATCCCGATATACACAATCCAATTCACCATCTCATACCTCAGGGATAACATCGCAAGTGTTGACTTTAATTCCTGTTTAAATAATTTCATGACAATGATATTCTTAAATAAAAATTGTTTCACTATCCTATAGTGAATATTAAACCTCATCTTTAAACTTTCATTCGGACTTGATGGATTGTCCCTGTATATATCCAGTCCAAAATTAACTTTTTTCCTAACAGGTATATAAATATATAGTCTGTCCAACCTGCTCCACGTATCATCACTATCAAAGATACGCCTGTGGAAATCTAAAAAGAAACTTATATTAAAAATTTCAAATCTTTTCATAATCGAAAATAAAAATCCTTCCTCATTCACATTGTATGAGGAAAAATACTTTCTGCTTCTTCCCAGGCGAGAAAAGAGGTATGGATTCATCCTTCTATAACCTGTCGCAATTCTAACTCTATTTACATCCACCTTAATTCCCTCAATGAAAGAAATATATTTGTCAATCAACGCCACCTCTCCAACATAACTAACCTTATCAAAAGTCATCCGATGATAGAGTGATATATAACTATAATCATCATCGTTGCATAAAAATTCAATAACTTTATTATAGGTCATCTTACCAAATAAAATTCCACATTTACCAGCATTGAAACTTCTATTAAATCCTATACCACACAGATTTTCAGCAACTGCATTTTTAGAAATAATTTCACCTTGGCTCACATGATAACCTGATGTAATAAATTTTGTAACGGTATCGTTATTTACCCTTGCATCCAGATTCCGCTTGGAATAAAAAATTAAAATATCACCTGTTCTAAAATTTACTTTAGCAGCAATCCCACTCAGAAAATGATCTTCACTATATCCTATATACTGTCTTACTCCTGATTTTGATATATAGATATTGTTATAACCATCCCTGACAAATCTAGAAAACAGGCTATTGCTAAATAAAATCCCTGCTCCCCATTTTATCCTGTATGAACCAGCCATTAATTCACATCTATTGTGAAATACATTCAGAGAAATAGCGAATTTATAACTATCAAAAAAGCTTTTCTCACCTTGATCCATTTCATTACTAAAAGCTGTAAATAGAAACCTGTCACTATATACAATTTGTTGTTTTATTTTACTCAATGGATATTTATTTAAATAGTTATTATCCAAGGAAATGAAATTAATAATATCATATTTTTTATAATCATCTTTCCTGATTATGAAAAACAATCTTATAACGGCAATTTCATTTTCGGAAAAACCTATTTTTGATAGATCGCTCCATTTACTAACTCCCGCAAATTGCTTCATATTTACTAAAATTTTATACTTCAAATCCACACTAATAGGTAAGCCTAATATATCGTCCCTTGTAACCTCAGACAGAATAACCGGATTATTTTTATATTCATTTATAATATCCTCAAGCTCATCAGCACTAATATTTCCCTCATCCAGATAATCTACAATCTCTGAATAATCCTGTGATAGACCAGTATTTACAAAAATAATTAAAAGCAAAATAAACATAATTACTTTAAATAACATCCTACCCCATAATAAACGGTACCAGGTAATACCCCATGATTCAAATACGATATGGATACCTTAAGAAAACTCAGATTCAAACTGATACCTGCTGAGAACCTATCCGGATATATCTGATAACCCGCTAATAAATCAATATACTTTATTGGAGATATTTTGTATCCCATTCTGAAAGTAAATGGATAGAGAATATCCTTGTACAATTCTAAGTAAAGACTTAAAACTTGCGTTACCCTGTAGTTTACTGCATAGTAAAATTCTTGAGGAATATTGCTATACATTTTCCCTTTCAAACCATCCTCTATATTGCGAAAGAGCACAGATATCAAAAGTTTTTTGTTTATATCATAAGCAAAGCCCATATCAAATGTAACTCTCATTGAGGAAACATACTTTTTAACAATAACTTCATATACATTCAAATTAACACCGGTGGAAAAACTATCCACTATTTTTACTGATAATCCCATACTGAAGAAGCTTTCTATATACAGATCGCCACCCATACGACTGCCTATAAATCTTAAATTCCACTTTTTCCCTCTATTTAACACAGCCACTATCTGATGAAACTTTAATTCTTTTATCCCAAAAATGTTGCCAGTGTTAAAAGAAAACATAGAACCACTGGTAAAACTCAGTGTTGCAGGATTTAGAAAAGGTTCGCAAACAGATGAGACCCCTCCCAATGCCATAGACTGTGAATTAAAGTTTTGAACTTCGAAAGCTGGGAAAGTAAAAGAGTAGAATAAAAAATATACAGAAAGAAATTTCCATACTTTCACTATTTATCCTAATTATTATTGCCGCAACGAAAGATTATCTTCGTGTCAGATCAGCATCAACGTAGATCTCTACACGCCGATTCTTTGCTCTACCTGTTGGAGTATTATTACTAGCAATTGGTCGAAATTCCCCATAGCCCATTGCACTGAAATATTTTTCCGGTATCCCTGTATTTTCTATCAGAAACTTTACAACATTTAATGCTCTGGCAGTGGATAATTCCCAGTTATTTTTATATTTACCAGAACGTATAGGCAAATTATCGGTATGTCCTTCGACCCTGATTTCCACATCAAGATTGATACCTTCTTTCTTCAGAATCCTTTCAAAACGATTAAGTTCGGGATATCTATCAAGGTTCAGCAGTCTTGACTGTCCTATTATGTAGCCAATATTTCTCAATATTGGCTTAAATTCATTTTTTATTTCTGCTTCATTTATGTTAAAGACAATTGAACTACTCATTAATAACTTTACACCTTTGGTGTCTCTTGTGACTTTTATCAAATTCTTAAGCCTTGATTCCCTTATATAAGATTCTATATCTTTTTTTGTCTCATCAAGTAAAACATCTATTACCCTGTATATGTTGCTCTGTGCTTCATTAACAATTATTAGAGTAAGAACAAAAAACGTTAATAGGAGGGTAACCATATCAGCATATGTTATAGCCCAGAAGTTCTTAGGAGCCTCTATTTTTCTGTCAGACATTATTTAGAGTCTCCTTTTCCCTTTCTTTCATAGGGACAAAGGTTATCAACTTTTCTTTGACAATAAGTGGGTGTTCTCTATTATGCAGGCATAAAATTCCCTCAATCATTACCTCCTTAAGCATAATTTCTTCCTCAGACCTTCTTTTAAGCTTACCTCCAATCGGGATAAATAAAAGATTGGCTAAAATTAACCCATAAAATGTCGTAAGTAGAGCCATCCCCATACCACCAAGCAATTCTTTAAATTGAGCCGTTATGTCAAAATTTATTGTTTCAAGAAGAGCATCTATGCCACCCGCTACACCAGTAGATACTGTAAAATTTTTCAGCATTACTATAAGACCGATAATGGTTCCAACCATACCAAAAGCCGGTGCATATGTGCCCATATAGAAAAATATCTCCTGCCCAAGCTGATGTCTCTTTCTCATATTCGACAGTTCAAGTTGAAGATAATTTCTTAATCTGTCGGGGTTCTTTTCATTAATAGCTAATTCAAGTCCATTTCTCATAAAAGCATCTTCAATATTTGGCAGATCCTCTTCGAGTGAAACTATACTATTTTTTCTAACTTTATCTGACAATTTAACAAATTGATCTATAACCTCTTCATATTTCAACTTTTCTCTCTTAAATACATTTTTCAGTACTTTGAATACACGCCATACAACCTTGAACGGATAATTAACAAATGTCGCAGCAAGTGTCCCACCAAGCACCAGTAATAGAGACGGATAATCCCAGAAATAGTTTGCAGCACCCTCCTTGGCAAAAATCGCAAAAATAATAAGACCAATACCACTAATAATTCCAAATAAAGTTGTTAAATCCATTATATTTACATATTAACTATCTATATTTTTTATCTATTTTTCAATTACTTTAAAAACCCTCTCACCTTTTTTTACCATTCGATACCTTTCTCTGGCAATTTTCTCTATGTATTCGAGATCCCTCTCAAGGCGGAGCCGCTCCGCCTTGAGGGAATCCTGCTGCATTTTCAATTGATTTATTTCAGAATAAAGTTCCTTCTTCATTTTATTTAACTTTATTACTTGTACAATACTGTAATCGCTCGCAACAAATGTAATGATAAAGATACATAATCCCAGAATAATAACCAAGAGATAAAATAGTTTCTTACTACTTATTTCCTCCGTATCGCTATAATTATATTTTCTGGTCCTTCTCATCTTTTTAAAACATTTTTACCCTGATAAGTCGCCATGTCACCAAGTTCTTCTTCTATTCTTAAAAGCTGATTATACTTACAAATTCTATCGGTCCTACATCCTGACCCAGTCTTTATCTGTCCAGCATTTACCGCTACTGCCAGATCAGCAATTGTAGTATCTTCCGTCTCTCCAGACCGATGGGAAATAACAGCCGTAAATCCAGCTCTATGAGCCATATTTATAGAATCAAGTGTCTCAGTCAGAGTACCTATCTGATTAAGTTTTATTAATACCGAGTTAATAGCTTTCTCTTCAATCGCTCTTTTAATTCTTTTAACGTTTGTTACAATGAGGTCATCACCGACTATCTGAATCCTATCTCCCAGTTCTTTCACCATTATTTTCCATCCATCCCAGTCATCCTCTGCAAGACCATCTTCAATTGAGAAAACGGGATATTTCTCAACAATATTTTTATAATAAGCTACCATCTCCTCAGACGTTAACTCTTTCTCTTCAGATTTTAGTTCATATTTCTTTGTATTTGTATTATAGAACTCTGAAGACGCTGGATCAAGTGCTATAAATATATCATCCCCAGCCTTATAACCTGCCTTCTCAATAGCCTCCATCATAACATCAAGGGCTTCAATATTAGACTTAAGATCAGGAGCAAAACCACCTTCGTCCCCCACGGATGTATTCAACCCTTTTGACTTCAATACACTTTTCAATGCGTGAAACACTTCCACACCCATTCTTAACGCTTCCTTGAATGAACTTGCACCCACGGGTGCTACCATAAACTCCTGTAGATCAACATTATTATCGGCATGTTTCCCACCATTTAAAATATTCATTAATGGAACAGGCATTACTTTTGCATTTGTTCCACCAATATACTGATAAAGAGGGAGACCACAGTAGGCAGCTGCAGCCTTCGCTACTGCCAGCGAAACTCCCAGAATAGCATTGGCTCCGAATTTCGACTTATTCTCGGTTCCATCAAGCTCAAGCATCAGATTATCAATGTACGGCTGTTCAAGGACACTAATACCAATTAATTTTGGTCCGATTATTTCATTAACATTCTGAACAGCTTTTAATACCCCTTTACCATTGTACCTTTCTTTATCACCATCACGTAACTCTAATGCCTCATGTTCACCAGTTGAGGCACCTGAAGGAACAGCAGCTCTACCGAAAAAGCCACTTTCAGTAATTACATCAACTTCAATTGTAGGATTACCCCTTGAATCCAGTATTTCTCTTGCAATTACATCAATTATTTCGCTCACTTTAATCCTCCTTCTTTTTTTAACGGTTCAAATTTATACTATTTGTCAATAATAGACAAATAACATCAAATAATCTTAAAAATGCTATATTCCAGTTTGAATATTAATTTAATTGCTTCTAATTTCCTTTGTTATATTGAATAGAACGCAATGAAAATACTGATCTGCATAGCAGGTGAAAGAGAAATAAATATCAATATAGTTAAAAACCAGCTGAAAGATATATATTTAAAAATTAAATATACTGGCATAGGAGTAAAAGATAAGGAAAGCCTGAAACATTTTATCAAAAAAGAAAAGTTTTCACATGTTATAAATGCTGGAACAGCAGGAATAGTAAGTGACAAGGTCAATCTCTTCGATATTATCTTGCCATCAGTTTTTTATAGCTTTAAAGATGATAAGGTGATTTGCTGTGATTCTATATTTACTAAAAACATCAATAAAAATTGGAAAAGAGTAGGAATTATCACCGTAGATAAACCAATAACATCAATACATCAAAAAAGTGAAATACAAAAAAAATATATCGACGCTGGAATAGTTGATATGGAATCATATTATATTTCAAAAATTTGTAATGATTTGAATATCCATTTTATATCAATCAAAGTAGCTACAGACTACTGCAATACTGATACAACAAGAATATTTTACAAAAACCTATCAAGAATCAAAGAAATCCTTACCAGTGCTACTATAGAACTGATTAAAAATTTGATAAAAAATGAATAGCGAACTTGTATCAGTGATAATTCCGACATACAACAGAGTTTCTTTCCTGACACGGGCTATTGAATCAGTATTAAACCAAACCTACAGGAATATTGAACTAATTATAGTAGACGATGGATCAGAGGATAAAACGGAAAAAGTTATTAAAAAATATGCAGGATTATTAAAGTATATTCGCATACCACATTCCGGAGTATCAGCTGCTAGGAATACTGGAATAAAACATGCAAAGGGGAAATGGATATCATTTCTGGATTCAGATGATTACTGGCTTGAGAAAAAACTTGAAATACAAATGAATTATATGAAAGAAAACACTCATTATCTCATATCACAAACCGATGAGGTCTGGATAAGACATGGCAAGCGTGTAAACCCAATGAATAAACATAAAAAATACGAGGGATGGATATTTTTTCAATCACTACCACTCTGCATTATAAGCCCATCAGCTGTGGTAATTCATAAAAAAGTTTTTAAAGACATCGGATATTTTGATGAGAGATTTCCTGTTTGTGAGGATTATGATCTATGGCTTAGAGTCACTTTGAAGTACCCTGTGGGCCTTATTAACGAAAAACTTATAGTAAAAACAGGTGGACATTCCACACAGTTATCCAGAACATTCTGGGGTATGGATAGATACAGAGTACTGGCATTGGAAAAAATTCTCAAAGCTAGACTTGACGATGAAAAAAGGCTTGCAGTCATGAATGAAATTGTAAAAAAATTGAAAGTTTTATCGACTGGCAGAAACAAAAGAAAACATCTGCCTGATATTTATAAACCAAAATTGGAGTATTATAAAAATGAACTCGAAAAATTTAAAAGTAAAATTGGTAAAATTTGAAAACCTAAATGTTGGAGATAGAGAGTTTGATTTTTTTAAATTAAAATCCTCAAGGAGTTCTATCGTTCCTATTATCATTGAACCTTTAAATTTAAAATATAAAATAATCTATGGATACCACCTATTACACATTTATATTGAATACAGTTTTGACTCTATCCCTGCCATTTTACCGAAAACGGGTTCTATAAAAGAAAAAATTGTCTTTATCTTAAATTACCATCAAAAGTTTTTCAAACTATTTCCAACGGAGATATCAAGAATAGCTGGATACATTCTAAAAAACAAAATTGAAATAGATGAACAGATATTAAAAACACTAAGAATAAGCGATTATAAAAACAGAATTGATGAGATAGCAAAAATCAAGGACTTAAATAGAGTCATAACAGACTATCTCGATGAAAAGTTTGCTCCTATTAAAACATGCATTTATACAGTCCGATTAGACAGTGAAGCAAGAAAATACGTGGAGAAATTAATAATAAAATTTAAACCCTCTCTCAGCATTTACAACGAAATAGCTCAAAATCTTTACGAAATATCAAGAAGAGACAGTATTAAGGTGAGTAAGATTCTAACAAAGTACAAATTAAACAAGATGATTGAAAAAAGAGGTACAAATCTCGAAGAAATTAGAAAAGAAATTTACAGGATTCGTTATCCCACTATATCAAGATATAATAAAAATATAGAAAACTTAATAAGAAAGAAAAATATTC harbors:
- a CDS encoding septum formation initiator family protein encodes the protein MRRTRKYNYSDTEEISSKKLFYLLVIILGLCIFIITFVASDYSIVQVIKLNKMKKELYSEINQLKMQQDSLKAERLRLERDLEYIEKIARERYRMVKKGERVFKVIEK
- a CDS encoding glycosyltransferase, yielding MNSELVSVIIPTYNRVSFLTRAIESVLNQTYRNIELIIVDDGSEDKTEKVIKKYAGLLKYIRIPHSGVSAARNTGIKHAKGKWISFLDSDDYWLEKKLEIQMNYMKENTHYLISQTDEVWIRHGKRVNPMNKHKKYEGWIFFQSLPLCIISPSAVVIHKKVFKDIGYFDERFPVCEDYDLWLRVTLKYPVGLINEKLIVKTGGHSTQLSRTFWGMDRYRVLALEKILKARLDDEKRLAVMNEIVKKLKVLSTGRNKRKHLPDIYKPKLEYYKNELEKFKSKIGKI
- a CDS encoding OmpA family protein, which produces MSDRKIEAPKNFWAITYADMVTLLLTFFVLTLIIVNEAQSNIYRVIDVLLDETKKDIESYIRESRLKNLIKVTRDTKGVKLLMSSSIVFNINEAEIKNEFKPILRNIGYIIGQSRLLNLDRYPELNRFERILKKEGINLDVEIRVEGHTDNLPIRSGKYKNNWELSTARALNVVKFLIENTGIPEKYFSAMGYGEFRPIASNNTPTGRAKNRRVEIYVDADLTRR
- a CDS encoding MotA/TolQ/ExbB proton channel family protein, producing the protein MDLTTLFGIISGIGLIIFAIFAKEGAANYFWDYPSLLLVLGGTLAATFVNYPFKVVWRVFKVLKNVFKREKLKYEEVIDQFVKLSDKVRKNSIVSLEEDLPNIEDAFMRNGLELAINEKNPDRLRNYLQLELSNMRKRHQLGQEIFFYMGTYAPAFGMVGTIIGLIVMLKNFTVSTGVAGGIDALLETINFDITAQFKELLGGMGMALLTTFYGLILANLLFIPIGGKLKRRSEEEIMLKEVMIEGILCLHNREHPLIVKEKLITFVPMKEREKETLNNV
- the eno gene encoding phosphopyruvate hydratase; this translates as MSEIIDVIAREILDSRGNPTIEVDVITESGFFGRAAVPSGASTGEHEALELRDGDKERYNGKGVLKAVQNVNEIIGPKLIGISVLEQPYIDNLMLELDGTENKSKFGANAILGVSLAVAKAAAAYCGLPLYQYIGGTNAKVMPVPLMNILNGGKHADNNVDLQEFMVAPVGASSFKEALRMGVEVFHALKSVLKSKGLNTSVGDEGGFAPDLKSNIEALDVMMEAIEKAGYKAGDDIFIALDPASSEFYNTNTKKYELKSEEKELTSEEMVAYYKNIVEKYPVFSIEDGLAEDDWDGWKIMVKELGDRIQIVGDDLIVTNVKRIKRAIEEKAINSVLIKLNQIGTLTETLDSINMAHRAGFTAVISHRSGETEDTTIADLAVAVNAGQIKTGSGCRTDRICKYNQLLRIEEELGDMATYQGKNVLKR